Part of the Gammaproteobacteria bacterium genome, CGCAAGGTGGCCAAGGGCCTCGTGGGCTCTGGACACAGCGTCCCTGCCTGATGTCGGAACTACCCCGTTTGAAATACGGGTTGCCACGTACGTAGTCGCACGGATTAAATTGGCGCGCGGGAAGAATTACCTTACAGACTTCGAATGTACGACTGAATGCGTGGCACAAACAGCGTATTCACGTTCTCTCGAACACTCCACAAATTCCTTACAGTATACCTTCGGGAGGCAGTATGAGTTCAGGCGTTAACGCTCAGATTGAAGAGATGGCCAATGCGTGGACGCGTTGCCAGGGGCAGTGGTGGGATAGCATGTTCGGTATCAGTAGCGGGCAGTTCGGATTGCCCTGGGAAAATGTATTTAGCCGGCAGCTGGAAATGAGTGAAGACACGGTTAACTGCGTGTTGCAGCAGCAATCCGATTGCATCCACATGGTGTTGAAAAATTCGCGCCCGGGCGACGGCGCGCCCAAGGTCGCCAGCGAATGGAGCGAGCAGCTCGAAAATGCAGTGCAGCACTGGATCGATGCGCAGCAGCAGGCGTGGAGCAGCTGGTTTAGGGCGGTGAAGCAAATGGATCCCTATCGGGCGCACGGCCATTCGAAGCGAAAGCCCGCGAGCCACGCCGACAAAGTCTTTGAAGCGTGGCAGGAGGCGACACAGACGACCTTGCGGGCGCAGGCCGACTGGATGTCCAGCGTGGCCCCGGCCGGCGGGCATGCGAGCGAGCAAGTCGCGCAAGCAGCAAAATCCGCAGGCAACGGCGCGCAGCGACTCGGTACGCAGAGCGCCAAGAAGGCGAACTCGGGCGCAACAGCATCGAAGGGCGCTGACTCCAGACGCACCGCCTGATCGTCACCAGGAGTGCTGGCACCGCGACCCTCAAGCGGCGGTCCAGCACGTAGGCGTGCGGCGCCGGCTGTAGAGGCGCGGGCACGCAGACTTTATCGCACGGGGCTTAAGCCACGCCCTGGGTCACGCCATCGTAACGAGACCGCTTGTTTGCCAGCGCTGGCGGGCTCATGATCGTGTCACCTCTTTTTGATACGTTGGCTGGGGTGCTCGGGACGTCATCCCAAATGATATTGCACCGCATTACGGGTAAGTACGTACGTAGCCGTACGAATAGAGAATGCGCGCTAAGTGCTTTATAAGTATATAAGACTCTCTGCCACACGGATGTGTGTTGTTCATGTCCCAGAGAGGCCATTCACACGTACAGCGGGAAATCGCTATGGACCCAATGACCAATACCGCCAGTTTACGCGCTGCATTCGATTCGTTGGCACCATGTAACCCTGCTGTCCAGGGTATGCCGGAATCGAGTGAGGAAGCCAAGATTCTGACCGACGTGGCTGGCCGGATAGAGTATATGAATCTTGCCGCCGAACAACTTTTAGGTGTTCGTTTCGAACAGACGCGCGGCCGCCCACTTAATACGCGTGGCTTGCCTTATACCGAGTTTTTCAATCTGATCGACGAGTTGAGCCACGACTCGCTCAATAAGCTGATCAGCGAGTGCATTGCGGGTGACGAGCCAATCTCGCTGGGCAACAAGGTCGCGCTCGTGAATGGCGACGGCGAACAGGTGCCAATCGGTGGATCGATTTCGCCAATGCGCGTCGAGGGCTTCGGCACAGTAGGTACGATAATGGCGTTTCGGGACGCAACTGCCACACGGCTTATGGTGGGCCGGATTTTCGATGGAGACGCCAATCTAAGCGCACGTTGATACGCGCTGGACCAGCAAGGAGCATCATGTTTTTGCACACTCTGTTTGATGTAATTCACACTATCTGGAATAGCCTGTACGTCATGCCCGCCAGCCAAAATGGCGGCGCGAAGCCAATGCAACAGAAGAGCGAAAGTAGCAAACACCGCGCTTCGCGCGCTTCGCGCGACGCGGAGGAGGTCGCCGCCGGTTACGGCGGGTCGAGCAGTGAGCACCAGAAGCTGCAGGCGGAAGATGACTGTGTCGTTTTGTTATGTCGTG contains:
- a CDS encoding PAS domain-containing protein, with product MDPMTNTASLRAAFDSLAPCNPAVQGMPESSEEAKILTDVAGRIEYMNLAAEQLLGVRFEQTRGRPLNTRGLPYTEFFNLIDELSHDSLNKLISECIAGDEPISLGNKVALVNGDGEQVPIGGSISPMRVEGFGTVGTIMAFRDATATRLMVGRIFDGDANLSAR